The following DNA comes from Denticeps clupeoides chromosome 14, fDenClu1.1, whole genome shotgun sequence.
tggctgattgaagatgagacgggctgccatattttggatcatctggagtggttttatggtgactgcagaggctccagccaggagagagttacagtagtcgagtttggagatgaccattgcctggacgaggagctgcgtagcctgttgtgagagaaaaggccgaatcttgcgaatgttgtagagagtgacaGAATGATACAGCAGTGGACAGCAGTGGACAGAATGATACAGCAAAAATGTTCTTGAAAAATCTGAGTCGCTACTTTAACGTGGAATAGTCTGGAGAATTGCTTGAGTGTGCATTCGCATACTTTGCTGACAAGCTAACAAGCTGACAAGCTGGGTTGAGTGCAGTGGAATGGTGGTTGTATTGGTTTGACAGAATGCTGGTTAGCGTACTGAGTGGAAACAGTGCAATGGTCGGCACATGAGTTGCAGCGTTGCAGATAGAGAGAAAAGTCCACAAACAAAGTTTTCAATTCCCAGCAGTGAGAATCAGCATGCAGAGAGTGAAATAaaggaaaggagaaagggatagaggaagagaaagaaaaagccaGGAGAAAACAGGGAGAGAAGAAACTGGAGGGAAACCAGCCAGTTACCGatggaaaggaaaggaagttcCCAGAGACCAATCAcagaaaaatctttttaaaatacatttgacccccaggaagttgccacagaccaatcagaatgtgttgtttctgccctgtcacgcCCTTGGTGTCTCCTGTCTGGGGCCAACAAAGATGAAACAGGGGATctcaaacaaatggctggcctttcacacctcttgcttgggGGAAGGctatttgacaaagatatggagaacagaggtgatgaacctcaaCGCAAGACGAAACTGCAGAACGTCATGGACCTGcaacttcccatcttacaatacaataaaacatgatCTGGGAACAAACAGGGTCATACACAGTGAGACAGTTGTGTAGAATCATGGATTCACTATATACAAGCTGCAAGCAAATGtccctttttttatattgtcttCTTCATGGGTTATGGGTAGCTCGCTGACCATAGGGATGTTGATTACCTGAGCACTATTACCAGAAGTATTAAGGGCGTGCAGCAGTGGTGATGCGGAATACAACTGTAGTGAAATGGGGGGATCTAGTTGCAGAGACATACAGCTGTGTATGTGAGTTTGCTATTTGTGTACGGATGCAGAGGCTGCCGAAACTAAAAAACCCACCAGTGTTTGCATTCGTGTGAGTGCAGAGTATGCTAGAGGTTAGTCACAACAATAAGGATAGACCATACTTTAAGTCGAGTTGAGATGAGCCAAGCCAGAGACTGGTAGACTTCAATGACTGAGGGACGAGCTTTGGCCCCATGATACTGTCACATGACAGGAACTTACTTTGACACAATCCGCTTTTAATGTGCTTGTATCATGACACCTAAAATCATGTATTTCACTCTTCTCCTCTTTTAACAGTAATAACTACTACAGCAAGTACAACTACCATGATAGCAACCACAATGCCTCTTCCTACTACAACTGTGACGATGCAGCTGACCATTAATGAAAATTTCGACACTGCCTTGAATGAAAAAACCTCATTGAAATATCAAAAATATTCCAGCGACATAAAAAATGCAGTAAGTATTTTCAAGTTATGCTGTCCTACGAGTGcaactatacaaataaatggaTGCCACAGATTCTTATGAAATGTATGTATGGAATCCTGATCTATCTGATTTTGAAAATTTATTAGCCTTTTTGTATTGAAACAATGttcctgaaaaaatattttcttcaatacaaaataattataaattagtgTTTGAACGCACACcctaatacatttttaaaaacagatggaACATGTTTTCTTCCATAGTAGTGAGCTGTCCGTTGTCCACTGTCATTTTcccataacatttttttaactcaaaTTGGTTTTGAAATGTCTTTTGaatctaataaaataaacaatgtttttgtattgttttcctAAGAATTTCCTCATAAATGATCCATTTCACAATGTTAGGAAgggaaaataatttttatgcaTTTCCAAAATGTAGCAATCCTGTAATGAAGACATTTAACTAATTTAATTATCAATGTGTATCTCACTCAGACTGACAGCAGCTATAACAACTACGACGGTTACAGAAAGAATTCTGCAAAAGTCACCCAATTCAGGTACATtatccaaaaatatattttggctAATGCAAATTTTTCGTTTTCAACAATTTAAATTTGGATTGTTAAAAAGTCTTGGTGtaatagttttttaaaaatgtagtttTAAGTCACCATTGTCACCATTGTGACTTACGTAAGTCACTCTAGACAAgaatgtctgccaaatgctgtaaatgtaaatttttttttgaacagCAAGTGAACCATTTTGGTATACTGTAGACTCAAGCAATTGTGTCTATTCACAACTTAATTGAAACAAGCTTTTTTTCAATGAATGATTtgtcaattaattaatttcttcaGGGCTGGAAGTGTAATTGCAGACATTTCTTTTGAGACAAGTGCCACGCTTGATTTCTTGGATGCGGCTAAAGCTGTGGCAGTCAATCTAAAAAATAGGAATTATGATGTACCCAGCAATCCGATGGCACAGACAGGTGAGAACATATGATCTTCCACTTGTTGACATTTAAGGTCATTTATCAGGCTGATGACACTGTAACTACATGCTGTCTGGATAACTTTATAGAGGCCCATTATCCAAAAGAATTACAATTAGTTCGAATGGAATGTCATGTCCACTAATGCAGGTGCAGGTTGTTAACTGAAAAAGTTCAACTGGCCTTATTTACACTATCTGGTGCATCAACATTAGTCCTAGCTTTGTCTATTAAAAGTtcattaacacactcaccaatgaacaagaaaccccacttactaccatcgggCCCCtaagcaagatacttaaccctgagtgtctccagggagactgtccctgtaactactgattaataGGCgatctggattagggcgtctaataaatgttGTAAGTGCAATTTTTTAAGTGTTCAAATTCAGGATCAAGTGAGAttaattgggtggtagtagcctagctcgcctatgaaccagaaatcccaggttcaaaaaCCACattctaccatcgtgtccctgagcaagacacttaaccttgagtgtctccagggagactgtccctgtcactacttactgtaagtcactttggctAAAGGCatcacataaatgtaaaaaaatattaaatgtaaataatatttatattatttgtttCCGCTATACACATGTTAGACAACTATGTTTCTGTGGAACCTGgagttacatgtaacatttaaataaagttagACTTtcatgtgtgtgactgtgacGAACTAGGCTACATAGCGTGAagttaaataaaacatgtagacaacaaagagGGCCGACAGAGCTAAACTTGTGAGATGAACAAGGaaagtaaaagagaaaagagtGTGCCAAAGactgttcaggtgtctgatggcctaaGGAATGAAGCAGTTGGTAGTGAGGGTTCCGAATgttttggtacctttttccagatggtaggagggtgaagagtgcatgtgaggggtgtccttcacaatgctggtggctttcctggtgcagcgtgtgtggtaaatgtttGTTATTGTGGGTCTTGTGGTCCGATGCAGTTCAGTTTCCAAACCAGATGGTGATGCAGCTGGtgagaatgctctcaatggtccctctatagaaggtggtgaggatgggtggtgggagctttcctcagcctctgcaggaagtaaagacgctgctgggctttcttggctgatGAGCTGCTGTTGAGAGCCCACTAGGTTCTCATCTTGATTAACACCAagaaactttgtgttcttgatgatTTTGATGTTGaatggagagtggtccctccattctctTCTGTTGttaacaatcatctctttcattttgtccacattGAGAAACAGATTGCTGAtcttacaccagtccgtcagtcattgcacctcctctctgtaccctgactcattgttcttgctgatgagacccaccacatgCCATcggcaaacttgatgatgtggttgggaAGAAGTGATGGACTTCAAGACTGtgatgtcatcagtgcatttgctgatgtagctgttcactgatgtcatTACTCCTCCAAGTATATGGTGTTGTTGCCATTGGTTGCAGCTTTCCTGAACATTTGCCtgtcagtgcactcaaaacagtGTTGAAGAGCAGAGATGGCTCCTGCTAgtcaggttctcacctgcttcagaactgGTTTTGTGCATCTGACGAGCAGTCTGTATGTTGGAATTAGCATAGCAGTGATGTGGTTGTATTGTCCAAAATGGGGTTGGGGCTCCATCTGGTAcgcatatacatttacagcatttaccagatgtccttatccagatcgacttacggtcagtagttacagggacagtccccccctggagacattcagggttaagtgtcttgctcagggacatgatggtagtaagtggtatttgaacctgggtcttctggttcataagtgagtgtgttacccactagtcctACTACCACCAGTGTGTTTTCCCATCTCAGTCCACATACTGATAGAATTTACGGCAGCAATGAACAGTCTATCAGGGTGTGCATTCTGAAGAGCACTTCCTTAACATTAGCGTtgggtggaatgtacacttCTATTACGAATGAATACTGACGTAAATTCCTGTGGTAATTTAAAGGGTCTGCACCTCAAAGTCATCACCAGCAATGAACAGTAGCATTACTGTCGGAGTGAAATGCAGTAAGCGTGTCTAGTGGAAtctctgttacatttacatttacatttacggcatttatcagacgcccttatccagagcgacttacaatcagtagttacagggacagtccccctggagcaacttatggttaagtgtcttgctcagggacacaatggtagtaagtgggattcgaacccgggtcttctggttcataggcgagtgtgttacccactaggctactaccacccattttaaaaggagacacattTTTGTCCTTGAATAGGACAAAAATCCCTCATGTTTACAAcaaatttgtatattttctaTAATAATGTACTAATGGCTTTTTGTTCTTATGTCAAAGTGATAAGTCAACTAATCATCAATGACCTGAAGATATATCCAAATCAAAATATGACATTGCAGTGTCCTAATGTGGACAATCCTGATTGGACAGTCAATGGGAATGTACCAACAGATGCTAAATACAGAAAAGAAAGTGGACAACTCACAGTGATGGGTGTTGGTTTAGTTGATAATGGTAAGTTACAATATGCAAAACAGGgacataattttaaaaatgccacccgcaacatacaaacacagccaATGACACAATGACATGATATCGTGGCTTTTAATGATAATGCCTTTATTAATAATACTGtatcattcattatttttatacagCTCGGTATGCCTGTACAACAACAAAGAACTCGATACCCTTCATTCAGTGGCAGGACGTTGATGTTGTCCAGACATTACCCATTATCCAAACGAGTATAGACAACCAGCAGCTTGAGTGTGTGGTCAAGACTACTGACTTACAGTGCTGTGTCAATCCTGCTGATGTTTACCAAGTTCAGTGGGTCTCTTTAGATGGAAAtggtaattatttttcattcattatgttttttttttttcatttcgttCATTATGGCattgaaatattaaatgaatgCTTTATAGGTTTACTATTATTGCATCTACATCATGCATCTTTTTGCCGATTGGCATTAATCCTGGGATCCATAATGTTTCACAAATCTTGTGAGTTATTGTATAGCCctacattgtttaaaaaaacacaattttgaaCATGAGTCGGGTCCATACATTTTGTGACATCGACAAAATACTTATCTTTTTGACATTGTACACCAACATAATGGCTttgcatttcagcattttacagCCAAATTACAACAGTTTCTATATGTGGCCAAGGGACCAATAGTAATGGGACAAATTAACAATcataaatcaaactttttaATACTTGGTTGGTAATCCTTTGCATCCCTTGACATCTGGAACGCATAGACATCATAATTCAAGTTGGCAAACATGTATTGCGTGTATTGAAGTCTGTATTAATGGGTCAACACGTCACGTTTATATATATGCACTGTGTGATTTTCAGTGTTATACAGTGGACCAGGCAATGGTGGCTGTATCACCTATAGTTTTACAGTTTCTGAAGACGCATGCAATGATCAGCAGTTCATATGCCAACTCACAAACCCTGGActgaatatatataattatgcaagaaaaaatgtccttttgCAAATACTGCCAAAAGGTTCTGGTAAGTTTGTTTTTATCCTTACCCCTCCACcagatgatgattattattattagtagtagtaatagtagttaGATTTAGATCAATCTTTGAATCTTTTTCCATAAACAAAATCAATTTACAGTAGATTATGATTCCAAAGCAGCTCTAACCATCAGGGACATTcacaatatatttaatgtacTTGTCCAGCTAAAGTAATTGATTGTTTTTTGTGAACAGTAGTCAACTGTTCCGATGACACTTACGGCGCTGGAAAAGTGGGTGACAAAGCCACCGCGGCGTGTGCTAAAGGGTTTGTTGGTTACACAATGGCTGTATGCACCATAATTAACAACAACGCTGTGTGGACGGCCACAAAGGACACATGTGTATTAAATGTCATCTACAACCTACAAATACTGTCACAGGTAACACCGTGTTCTCCATTTCCATCCACAATACCACATAACTTCTAGAAAAAAACCTAACAAGACCGTTCCAAATGGCCCTTTAGCAGATCTGACCAACGTCAGCAGCAGACAATGTTTCTCACCATAAATGTTCTTGTAAGCTTGTAAAACGTCTTCAGTGGCTCTAGTAGACCTGGGTAGAATTGGTGGCTGTAATGTATTTATTGACTGTCTGAGCTATAACGTATGATCTCGATTTGTGTTTGTCGCCCCTGTAACAGTCTATCAGCGTTAACAACCTGGCAGAATTCATTGCAAACGTCTCTGCAGCTGCAACCAACACATCAAACATTGCTGCAATCACACAGTCAGCGGCAACGGTTCAAAGTGTCGTAGCTATCCTGGTCTCAATCGCAGACATTTCAGCCAACATCAAAATCAACCAGATTGTGATGCAGGTAAGACTACGGAGTGAAAATGTGCAGAAAGCGTCATTAAAAGACACGTGCAAAGAGACGATTTAAATATTTGACTCGGTTATTCATTCAGTAACAACACCATGTTTAGATTTAGTGTTACGCTGCTGTAGTCACTGATCTGAGGCCAGTGGGATGAGCCTGGCTTTATTCAAAACTACTTTGGCCAGTGATTTAGTTTGTTCAGTTCACTTTAAAAACCAGTTTGTTCATGAATCGCACGTCACTAGTTGACATCCGTCATGCCACCAACAGCTCTGACCTACTGGATGGAAGGTGGATaataattgaacttttttttgctACACAGAACTTCATCCAGGTCATGGACATCATTGTGTCACCTGCAAGCACCGGTGTGTGGAATAACATTCACTCCAATACAACAGCAGACTCCAGTTCTTTCCTGCTGGAGTCGGTGGAGAAGATGGCAGGGTCTCTCACGGAGGACGTGTTCTCCATAACATCACAGTACATCAACCTGAACAAAACCCAGTTGAACGCAGACGTGAACTCGTTGTCCGTGAACGGCTCTGCGGAGATTCTCATCCCCCCTGCCCAGTTAACCGGGGGAAACCAGTCCATCACCACCATTGCCTTTTCCAACGAAACAAGTTTCTTACCAGTGAGAAACAAGAACAACTTCAACGAATCTACACGCAGCATCAACGGAATCGTTCTTCTCATCAAGATGAACGTAACGCTGAACAACATTTCTATGACCTTTGACACGATTAACAACTCCCTTGCAAATCCGCTCTGCGTTTTCTGGAACTTCACACTTTTCGACAGTGGAGGATGGGATACGTCAGGATGCACGGCTACACTGGTGGGGAATGGCACGGTCACCTGCGAATGTAACCACCTGACGTCCTTTTCCATTCTTATGTCCCCTTACGTCCCCTTTACTGGGGTCCAGAAGGACGTTTTGGACTACCTGACCTACATTGGCGTAGGAGTGTCGATGGGCAGCCTGGTTTTGTGCCTCATCATCGAGGCACTGGTGTGGAAGACGGTGACGAGGAGCGTGACATCGTACGTCCACCACGTGTCGGTGGTGAACATTGCCGTGTGTCTCCTTGCCGCGGACGTCTGGTTCATCATCGGCGCCGCCATACAGAGCAGCGGGAACGTGGGAGCCTGCAGCACAGCCACCTTCTTCACCCACCTCTTCTTCCTCGCCCTTTTCTTCTGGATGTTGCTCTCTGCCGCTTTCCTCTGCCGGGCAGTCGTGGCCATAACCCAGGTGGCAAAGTCAACCATGATGGCAATTGCCTTCACAGTGGGCTACATACCCCCCGTCCTGATCGCCGTCATAACCATAGCCTCCACTGCCCCGAAACAAGGGTACCTGAGTCCAGGTGCCTGCTGGCTCGACTGGGGAGACTATAAGCCCCTGCTGGCGTTCGTCATCCCAGCCTTAATGATCGTTGTGGTCAATTTTGTGATTCTGCTCACCGTCATGGTCAAAATGTTGAGGAGACCTGGAGGGAACGCCGTTCAAGCCTCGGAGAAGCAGACGTTCGTGGTCATAGCCCGGTGTGTGGCCATTTTAACGCCCATTTTCGGACTCACCTGGGGATTTGGGATTGGAACCGCAGTGGATCCCAACAACTATGGACTTCATCTTGTGTTTACTATCTTGAACGCTTTCCAGGTACAAATGTC
Coding sequences within:
- the adgrf7 gene encoding adhesion G-protein coupled receptor F1 — encoded protein: MTTDITTSSVSLAWSSPLGQSSFYRVEWTNGIGISSLSTTDLSVTITSLISGVNYQVTVIALAADGITEGSPVRISAYTIITTTASTTTMIATTMPLPTTTVTMQLTINENFDTALNEKTSLKYQKYSSDIKNATDSSYNNYDGYRKNSAKVTQFRAGSVIADISFETSATLDFLDAAKAVAVNLKNRNYDVPSNPMAQTVISQLIINDLKIYPNQNMTLQCPNVDNPDWTVNGNVPTDAKYRKESGQLTVMGVGLVDNARYACTTTKNSIPFIQWQDVDVVQTLPIIQTSIDNQQLECVVKTTDLQCCVNPADVYQVQWVSLDGNVVNCSDDTYGAGKVGDKATAACAKGFVGYTMAVCTIINNNAVWTATKDTCVLNVIYNLQILSQSISVNNLAEFIANVSAAATNTSNIAAITQSAATVQSVVAILVSIADISANIKINQIVMQNFIQVMDIIVSPASTGVWNNIHSNTTADSSSFLLESVEKMAGSLTEDVFSITSQYINLNKTQLNADVNSLSVNGSAEILIPPAQLTGGNQSITTIAFSNETSFLPVRNKNNFNESTRSINGIVLLIKMNVTLNNISMTFDTINNSLANPLCVFWNFTLFDSGGWDTSGCTATLVGNGTVTCECNHLTSFSILMSPYVPFTGVQKDVLDYLTYIGVGVSMGSLVLCLIIEALVWKTVTRSVTSYVHHVSVVNIAVCLLAADVWFIIGAAIQSSGNVGACSTATFFTHLFFLALFFWMLLSAAFLCRAVVAITQVAKSTMMAIAFTVGYIPPVLIAVITIASTAPKQGYLSPGACWLDWGDYKPLLAFVIPALMIVVVNFVILLTVMVKMLRRPGGNAVQASEKQTFVVIARCVAILTPIFGLTWGFGIGTAVDPNNYGLHLVFTILNAFQGFFILLFGTLLDKKIVAALGEKFSITSWSSNRTRSTSAGQSSSSGFFRIFRRRHAYNVTAVSGDTRTFGSSSASP